TCAAGCATGACAAGCAACAAGGAAATATTCTGCTCACCTCTCAACACGTttcatataaaacaaaataagatcTTGTAGAAAAGTGCTCTAGAATTTCACAATGATTCATTCacattggcaaaaaaaaaaaataaagaaacgttttgtttttcctcaccaGTGTAAAATGAAACATAAGCTAGAAACTTTGGGTTTTCGTGTAGAAAAGGAACACAGACAAgacacaattctttttttctttttttaagaggtCAGTTTTACCATTTTTGTCATCTTAGAACAAACCAAAATTCTACCAATTCTTAACGCTGTCCATGAAAGTATTAATGTCGGACCATACCCTGTAATCTCACAATTAAGATGCTGCGTTTGTCAAGTTTTAGCCCAGTATTCTCAGCAGACTGACTGCAGTCTCCCATAACCAACCAAACTGGCATCGAAACTCTTCCTCGTGATGTATTTAAGACTATGAATTGTAGAGGTTTCTTGGAAACATAAATCAATAAACACACAGAGCTGATTTACTGATAAGATTAGTGTTTCCGGAAATTAAACCACAATTTATGAGATAGCTCAATATAAAAAGTGACACATTCTGTAATtattttggtttgaaaaaatTACTGATAATATTTATTCTGACTGGCACCGTTTGAATGTGTAATATTATTTTAGACGAGGTGGAATGTTTCGAGACACCCACCACCATTAATCATACAAAGTGCAGGATCAAGAATAGTTCATTAGCAACCCCTTCACTAACCAAACATGTCACAATCCTTCACTCTAAGATCCTGTCTGACGTTTATTAAACCTGGTCCAGGCTCAGCTCATTTCCTGATGAAAGGAGGGAACTGATAAGAGTCCAACCGAATCatcaaatgtctgtttttacaGTCCTGACTTTCaaagatggatcaggaatgGAGCATATTCCTGCTGTTATGCCAAAAACCAAACATCTGTGCATTCATTTTgaataaagtaaatattttgtttaaaatattggaGTAAGAGattatattttaatatatgTTAAAGAATGACTAGAAACTTGTGTATTGCATAACTTCACCATTAAATGTCCCAAATTCTGTGATGGCGTCAGAGATTTGAGTTCAGTCGGGCTCTTAGAGGAACAATCACATAAAGACCTGTgaccaaagttttaaaaaagaaaaaggaggcaGAGGGGTGGAAATGTGAGTAAAAGCTGACAGGAAGGCTGGTCACGTTCCTCCAAAAAGAGCATCAGGACTGCTGGTCGTCTGCATTCAGTGTTAGTCAACGGGTGGGGCTGGAGGTTCCCTTCCGTGATTCTGGAGAGCAACACAAAAGATCATAAATTTCCAAAAACGACGGCAAGTACAAACTGTAGTTATTATAATGTATCGTTGGAggtcttaaaacaagttttgtCTGAATATAAGCATTGAACTCAATTTTCAGATAATATTCTGAAAAATATGCTTCCATGTTCTGCAGCAGCACCAATTTTCCCAAATAGATGTTTCTGCGAATAAGTCAAATAATCCTCAGCCACCAGGTATTTACAAATACAATTCAAAACTACTCATTTCAGTCAGAAAGTGACCACAAAATATGGACAAAACCCTGGTattttgagttaaaacaaagaaGTATTTGCTGTAATACTACAAGAAAATGCAGGAAACCACGTCAAGCTCAAAAagattaaaagtgaaaaaaaaaagttttaaaaaacaaggtCAAAAACTGGTCAGAACCAATTTTAACTTAATGGCTTAATTCTTGCCAAAAAAGGGGAATAGTTAGAACTAGTACTGACATTTTGGGGTCCGGAGGGTTTCCCTGTAGGGCGTCGTCCCCTGAGACTGGATGGGCGGAGCAAAAACAAGACCAAGGCCACTACGGCCCATCCCATCAGAACCATGGGGAGGGTCAGATCTCCATCTCCACCGACTAGTCCATTAGGTCCTGGCACTAGACGGAACAAAAACACCATCACGCATCTGAGAACATGACAGCTtccagaaaaatgacaaaaaaacgtaaaaacaaatgtcagaGAATACATACACTCCTGAGGGCACTCTGCATCTGTACAGTAAGACTGGGATTGCCTGAGCtagaggggggaaaaagaagcaaaacagaaaagcattttACCATTTCCCCCAAAAATAGATTAATAAttgtaaaacagaataaaaaagtattaaCTCCCCAGTTAGTGCCCTGTGAAGTCTAACTAATAATGTTTTAGTGacagtaaagaaataaaaggttaaGAATTTCATCCGGACACACCCTTCAATGCAGCGGGCAAACCAGCAACCTTAGCCTGGCTTTTAACTCTAAACCGACTGAAACTCACTGTGCGAGTAGAAGTTTTCTGGAAATGGAGCTAATCTGTCTATTAGATAAACGTTTTGTTTAAAAGCCGAGTTCATTTTTGGGAAATCCCAGTGAAAGTCCTGCATTATTAAGTACATTAGAGACAGAAAAAGTGTGTTAAGCCCTcaagacaaacacaaaacaggaaCCAGGATATGTTTGCGTAGCATCAAGGAACTTTATTTCCCTCCACTTCTCgtcaagtctttcatttactCAGATGTTTACATCTAAACATCTCTCCAATAGCTTTACATCGCATTTATCTCTCATGTTATCACAACTTCCGTTTTCATTTCCTACCGTCCAAATGATCTGTTATCACCACTTTGTGGACATGGAACCTGTcctgtcacattttaagttaTTCTTTACTCACCAGGTTGATGAGACGCCTCATAGCGAATTCATGACTGCAGATGCACTCGCAGGGGTCGAAGCCGCCCTCCGCCATTTCTCACCAGACCGTCTCCACCTTGAAACAGAAGCACTGTAACTAGGGCAAACGAGTGAGAGAAATCTAATGCTACCTCTTGTTGGTGCTGTGAACTATTGTTATTTCATAGCAGGACAAAGATAAAGAGGGAGGAGACTGCTCTGCTGGCAACatgcagcaagaaaaaaaaaaaatcatccagtAAATGCTGACAATGAAACCATTACTGTTCCTGCAAAAAACGGGTCTTTGTTGGGAAAAACAATAAAggtatgattaaaaaaatttagaCCAAGGATGGATTGGAGGGATTATGTTTTTCAGCTGGTCTGGGAGAGCTTTTGAATCCCTCAGCAGAACTGGAGGAAGTTTTGGTGGAGAGGGAATTTGGAGCCAGTCTATTAAACTTCTACCCCTGCAAACTGACTTCAGATGAGAGGAAGAcgatagattttttattttttaatgactgtATTGCTAATACAGACGACAGAGTTTCATCGTTCGCTAGGTAGTGTGCGTtggaatttttttattcaaggaAAACGTATACCtttgctcaaaaaaggttgaaaaacactgaaatagcAGGCTATATTATATACAATACATTATTAAGTAAtagataaatataaataacaatATACCAAAGACCAAATGTGTTATAAACTAAAGACAAATTTAGCAAAAGCACATCCATCTTTTATTTagacttgctttttttttggccaaattcAAATATGATAGGGATGTGACGTCATATTTATCCGTTTATTTGATTGTCTACAGTCTCAGTcttacaagacagaaaataaaagagcaGTACAGTATTTACTAAAATTTGTATACATACCATAAAAGAAGTCACATAGTATGTTTTTAAGAATTCATTGCttaaattttacaataaaaaaacatggccTGTCAGTTTAAGATTGTAATTTTTCTTCATTAAATTTAAGTTCATTATCTTTTAATTATATGAATTGAAATACTAATTTACATTTCTACCTTTttcccctctctcttttttttgccttgattTTAACTACGAACTAAGTTGATGTCTTAACTTAAGCCATAGGGTTAGCAAAGCTAGTCGGTGCTAGGCTAGTtagctacagaaaacaacaGTGACATACACAACTAAAACAACAATGTTGAGTTTAACAAATGTGTGATGGACATTTTTAGTGAGATTTAGTGCAGCCCTGTTCGTTTTGGCACACAGGCTGAGGCTGAGCGATGAACAGACGGAATATCGCGGTTCTACAGGTTCGGTAACGACCGCAGGCAAACAAACAACACAGCCGTCagcgcttctttttttttgctctattAGGAATTTTGCTTAAATAGCACCACTGCTACCAGTCTGACCAGCCAAACCAGatgattatattttttatttcctgcttCCTTTTGCTTTCCCTTTTCCTTCCTACGCGATAAACCCGAAAAcataaacagcagcagcaacaaccaGACTCACCTGACTTTTCAGACCCACGAACAAGGCGACGTAATCGTCTTTAGCGGGCCTGCACCTCACAGTTCTTCCCTACAGTCGCCGTCAGACCAGAGACATGTCAACCATCGgtctgtgttttgtttaataCACGTGAGCGGCATCCGGGACCTCATGGGAGGCAGATGGTTGCTCCTTATTGGTCAAAATATTTGATTGGCTGGTCTTTTAGCCAATCACGATGCAGCTGTCTGATCGTGTGAACGGTAAACAAAATCCAGCTGGCAGTAAAATGAGACATTAAACATCTGTGTTAATACAACACTCTCAGACTTAACGGAACACACTTTAAAAGTATATCTAAAAATTTAAATGATAATTCctgtagtttttaaaaactgtttaaaaataaatattaattgaatATTTGGCTGAATACAGACAGTTTGACTAATTATTTGTAGGACTGTTGGACTGTACACACTTGTGTCATGTAGTACATTGCAgtaaaaagattattttcatttatcattattatatattataagCGATAGATGTTGAGAACATATTTGGATGaagaaaaattcaatttttctgGATTGTCTTCATAATAGCTCAGCCTCAAACACACGTACTGTACTTTGATGAGCAGAAAGAGGAAAGCAGTTTTTAAGAGAGCAGTTCAGAATAGAAGTGCAGGAGAAACTGAGAGTATTAGATGCTCTGTCATTGAAAAAATATCACCTATCAACATAAGGCACCTTGTCCTTACCAGTATTTTTGGCACAAGCAAAACTGCGACATAGAAAGGTAGGAACGCCTTCTGCTCTGTTTGACCGATTTCAGATTGgggcacagactgcagaagggtggAACAAAAGTCACCCTCTAAGCTGGTATCGATTgtgtggccagattaaaaaaagcaaaaaacatgggtctctgatgaTGTTCAGTGGGCCAGACCAAACTATGATCCGGCCCGCGGGCCACAGtctgcccacccctggtctaaattGTATCAACCAGTAATATGAATTAGTTAATAATAGAGCATAGATATAAGCTTTACATTAACATGGCAATgttaatgtaaagaaaaaccCCAACCTAAAAATGTTATCGCCCAAAACTACGGAAACCTTAAAGAAATCGAATTTTTCAAACACCAGTATCTTCTGTTTTTATAtctacacttttcttttttaatttaacttttgtataatataaactaaattaataattacataaattaataaaaaataagcacTTCGTATTTAACCTcacctttaaataaataaacgtttTTCCAGGCGATACTTGTGTCAAAGTAGCTTGGCTTTGCGCCTTTTTCTCAATCtttttggtacattttttatgatttcttttACTACAAATTTACACTCTCCCTTTCTTTGCTTTGAAAACATGAATTGGTTGGCTTCCACCTTGATAAGACTATGCTGTTTGAATTTTAATAAACATCTTCTGACTGCCTGCTACTTCAAACTAAAtcttaaatgtttctttatttttggtgGAGGTCAGAGTATGTATTGAATCAAttagtttttcaaaaataaccaaaaaaaaagcattccaATGTTGTCTATAGAATAATCATATTTCCGGTAAGTTTACGTTGAAGCAgatgcaaatgtgcaaaatgaaaaataccacaagattatgttaaaaagaccaaaaacaatttttatcagagtgggtctttaaaatctgAAAGAAGTCACAACACAAGAAGCAATCATAGACTTTTAAAGGGTTTTGTCTAGGAAAAGTCCTAATGTTGCATTCCACATTAACATTCTTCCTCCACTGTGCTTCTGTGTAAAGTTCCGCTATGTCCACAAGTGAATCATAAACATACAGTGTATAGAATTTTACAAAATTTTCTGGCCTACTGTTACATATATACtacaaaatatactttaaaaaatactttgtttttgatattcaaaaaataaataattgtattttagatgacacatttttcaaagaagTAAACGTTATAGCCTGGATTAGTTTAAGACCAAAATCAAATTAGGGACAACCATTTAACAAAAtatgacatatttatttatgtatttgtttttttattatttaactgTAACATCACCCACACCTAAACTTGTCATTTCTTGTTGCTCCTtgattgatttaaataaataaataaataaacaaacaaacaaacaaataaatatttaaaaaaggagcaTCATTGTGCTAGTTCCATAttaaaatcaacaaataaaCTCCTATTGACAGAACACAATTGGTTGTTCGTATTTTGCTGTCAGGGACTGATGTCGTTGGCGTAACCATTGTGTTCAGGGACTTTCAGAAATGCAGCAGTCCAAGTTCTCCGTCAGTCACCGGCGCTGCTGATGAAAGTTCCAGCTGGTGCTCCATGCAGCGCGTGTTCACggtctgctggttctggagtCAGTCTGTGTGCAGGCGGGCGGACACACAGCCAGGTAGACTGCCGACAGCGACCGCGAGGCTGAGCTCCCTCTGGAGTGAAAAGAAGCGCCGGGCGCTGAAAGTGAAACGAGATCGATAACAGTAAGGTATCCCGCCGCCGGCCGACCCCGGGTGACAAGCCCCGGGTCCACCTTGGAGTCAGCAGTCCCTTCACCAGCAGACAGCCATGGCTAACATTGCGGTCCAGCGGATTAAGCGAGAGTTCAAAGAAGTTCTGAAAAGCGAAGAGGTGCGTTTGATTTATAAACTGTTGGTTTCCCCTAAGAtcagtattttttgtttgtttttcttctactctttattttattttatttgccgTGACAGTAAAACTTAGAAGGCAGAGCACTTTTACCTGGGGATGCCCCGGTGTTTCAGCAGGTCGGGCCCCGATAACTTTAGCTAGCTTTAGCTTCGTTTTTAGTCGAGACTCTCGTGTCAGGTGGGTGTGTTCAGGAAACACTGGGGATTTCGTTTGTTATGTCACGGGCCTTttgttaaaatacataaataaaattctaTCGCAGGTAAATTTATTTACGTACAAAAGCCGAGTATTGTGTGCGCTCTCGTACCCACCGTGGGTTGTTTTCGTATCACTTCAGGTTAGCTAGTTTTTTGGTCTGCTACATTGACAGCTAGAGTTAGCATTTATTAGCATGCCGTGGTGTATTTCATGTTCTTGAATTTATCAAACTTGTTATTTGCTGGTTTGATTCGGAACGAAAGGCCGTTTATGTTGTCATTAAATTGCATGTTaagttatttatattttattattttgttcttgttctATCTGTATTAGTAAGCTATGTGCTGTGCTAACATAAATAACTTAACCCTTTCAGCCACATCACGCTTCcgtggaacttttttttttgattttcaggGGAATGACCAGAGTAGGCTGAGACTTGTCAGTGATTCTAAGTTTACGAAATAGGgggttaaatattttataagGAAACCCCATAAATGGGACATCACTTACgacctgttttgtttgttttttttctccacgtttAGACAAGTAAAAACCAGATTAAAGTTGATTTGGTGGATGAGAACTTCACAGAACTACGGGGCGAGATAGCAGGTCCTCCAGATACACCATATGAAGGTATTGTTctatatttccaaatgaaatatTCTAATCCATgctatttatttgttaaataacttttttttccctttttaaggTGGGAGATATCAGCTTGAAATAAAGATCCCAGAAACCTATCCGTTTAATCCTCCAAAGGTATGTGTGATGAGGTTTTTCTAGTTCTAcagcacagaaaataaaacttgaaCTTTTGTACCATACTAGTAGACAAGTTTCAGGTAGTATTTAGGGTCACTTAGGGACAAAtgtgctttcatttttactttttttcagacttttcctttttgttttacaggtgcGCTTCATAACCAAGATCTGGCATCCTAATATCAGTTCTGTCACAGGAGCAATATGTTTGGACATCTTAAAAGACCAatggtgagctgcagaaaaatgcatttttccgtGCTGAACATTTCGATTTATCTCCTCCAATGTTTAAATGTGCCTCACTCAGGGCAGCCGCTATGACCCTGCGGACGGTGCTGTTGTCCCTACAGGCTCTTCTTGCTGCAGCAGAACCAGATGATCCACAGGATGCAGTAGTAGCAAACCaggtactgtgtgtgtgtgtccactcCATGAtcaagattttcttttctttactcaaataaaaatatgaccCCATCTTTTATTCTTTGATCCTCCAAACCAGTTTAAGCAGAACCCAGAAATGTTCAAACAGACTGCAAGGCTGTGGTCCCACGTATACGCAGGTGCTCCCGCCTCCAGTCCGGACTACACACGGAAAATAGACAAACTCTGTGCCATGGGCTTTGATAAGGTCAGACACACTGCACTGCTTTTGTTACACATTACCATTTATActatggtccgggtgaatactcgattccgattggctgctggatgtgcgttaaaaagtgatataccacaggataaccgcacggggaaaaaagaagttttgtatcactgcgccggcttctttaaaagaacctttagcttcatcatttggacaaaaacaagtggtaagaggtgaacttcctctctgaactgatgctttattcaacccatcggaaagatcagcatatatatatatatacctgtATACAAATAATTCTTTGATTAATGGTGCAGAAAAGGAAAGATAGGTGgtacattcaaaaacaaaactcaacacacaaaataattatactctacaaaaaaatgatttgaaaaagtGATTTGCCACTTGTTCCGTATCTTAATTGAACATAGCTGAAGTTATAGTTGCATAAAAAATAGActtgtttaaagtttttctccTTTGGAACTGAGCCATAATGAAATAACCGAAAACCCCTCTTGTATTTAGAATGCAGTAATAGCAGCCTTGTCTTCAAAATCCTGGGACGTGGAAACGGCAACAGAGCTGCTGCTCAGCAACTGAAGAGCCCCAATCAAGAGCGAGGACCCAAACTCTGCGTCATCACCCGCTCCCTGCCTGCACCCTTCCAGCATTGCCTTTTGTTAAAGCAGACGCCCTCCTGTGAACACAGCAGTCCAAGCCAACCTTTGACTACCAATTCAACACGGATGCCTGTCCAATCTCATTCACCGTTTTCTTCCTGATGTTAAGAAGCCCAAGCAATCCCTCAAAACTATCCTCCACGCCTCTTTCTTTGAAGTTCGTTTACTTCCCCGCCCCCAAAAAAAGATGCCAAGAGCTGGGggatttttcagaataaaagtcctCCATACTCCTCTAATTTACATACTGTTTTGAGCAGAGTTGGACTTTTGAGTCTTATTTTTACCCAGATCTTTATGCTATAAGTCCATCAGATTGAATTGACTGGACTGTATAGTTGCTGGGCGAGAGCCGTTAAACTGCTAAACCAGAACTTTGGATGTACACATTTTCCATCATCTATGTAGAACTAGGAATGTTCATCCTCACGTTTCCACTCACGCACAAACAGCTGATCTGTAAATAGATATGTGTACATTTGGAAATACATTAGGggtataatttttgttttatatacaCGGATGGCAttgtaaaaacagatttattttaaatataaacaatCCCTAGTTGTATCGAGACTTATTTGATGCTTGTGTGATCCATGAAAACTCCCTCTGCAGATCAggactttgatttttttggtcccccccccccctgcatctTCTGTGGGGTTTACTGAACAGGAATCCTGATCCAACAGGAGTCGGCTCAGGACCCTACAAGTCAATAATTCTGCTGTACAATCAAAGCCTTTTGCTGGTGGATGTTTTTAATTGCCTTTGTTTTCACCAAACAATATGGTGGATTTTTATCAAATAGTCCCCCTATAGAcagaaaactgctttaaaagACACCAAGAATATATTATAGTAGCATTGATCAGGGTATtttctgaaaactttttttaaaaactagctctgttgaaaatattttagcCCCGCCTCAGAACAGATCTGAATCGGCTCCTGAATGTGATCTGTGCAATTTCTACAGAGCCTTGACATGCGTCCTACTTTtgaaacaccatttttttttaaaattctgattTACAACAAAATCACAGCAGGAGGACtagaaagaaaatgcatttgttAAAACCCAGAGCTGTTTATTTAGTGCGGTGTGAAATGGAGGTTAGTGTGCAGCTGTCCCTGGGAGTGACCCCGGCGTCGAACGCACAACTTTCTTGTAAATAGTGGAGTTCTTCATCAATGATGACCGGATCTGCATCCATAAAAAGTAAGAACAGAGACCGAGCTCCGCCCACCCGCTCTCTATCCCGTCTTCCTGGTGTTCAGTGTGCGAATGTTGCACGACGACGATGCAAAAAGAGGGGCTGCTGCATCTCAGTTTCTCCATTTGTGTCGTTTTCTTCGAGGCGCGTCAGCAGTAGAAAAGGCATGGTTATTTATTGTGACATTGTCatgtttctttaattaaaaaagtggaaaacaagtTGCTTGTGTtcctaaaaattgcatttccaaaTAAGAGGAGCGTAAAAATGTCCTGCTATGTAACATCTGAAGCATTTATTGTTtgggagaaggaaaaaaaaaaaccttaataaaAAGCAATATTCTACTACATAAAAGGTAAATGAGCATCAACAACATCGTCCAACTCATTTTACTctataaaaaagacatttgtaaaagaggaaaaagatgaACACAAATGAGTAAATATGtcttcaaaaatagaaaattgtgactaaataaaaaagaggacAGCTTCATTTCAGCACCGCTGACTAAATAAATGAGACCGGACAGTTCAAAGGTATTCTGGTGAAACGACGTCTGGAAGCAGCTTCTAAACAAAcccatttatttaaatcactgATTAAACTGCTTTCGCTTCAATCGGATTTATTGAAAGTTAAAGAATAAATTGCTCACGCATATTTACAAACtatatctgtaaaaaaaaacgttagtccaaataaaaaaaacacagaaagaggTCGAGTCATTACCCAAAGCTTTGTTCCCAGGAAATTTAATAAGCAACAATCATAATCagattaaaatatttgtaaaatgtccatgttttttcccccccactcagtcttttttcttttcttaaaaatggcTTCACAAAGAAGCAaagaacaacaaacacaaagggaaaaaatatcTGAGTAAGACCTACATACTGCGAGCTTCTATTTCATGACTGCAGAGTGTTTAAAATCTAGGATGTGTGCAGggttgtgtgtgtatttttgtgtttgtttttttttttttttttttagaaaggtcCATAATATCTTTAGGAAAGCTTTAAGAGGTGAGAAGGTACAAAGGAAGATTCTGGCCCATTCTCCAGAgtcatgatttcttttttgtggttGTCGTGAGGTCCTCTTtacctgaaaaacacaaacgttTAACATTAGAGTCGGCACTGAATCCTTCGTTTAGTCTCcagatttctgcttttgtttgatCACAGCCTAAAAGCTGCTGGATGCGTTTGAAAAATAGGTGATTCCCAGTTATCTTCATGCAGAAATGAAGCTGAAAAACGTTTGCTTTGCCCGAGTCGGAACAAGGCCCAGCGTGCGCTCACCTCTGCAGGTCaatctgctgctgtttggaCATCTTGATGTTGATGGACTCTGTGGAGGAGTTGGAGTCTGCCGCTCTCTTTCTGCCTCTGCCAGCTCCGGCCGGcgccaccaccaccaccgccgCCTCCTTTTCATTCACCGCTGGAGCAGAGGCTGCAGACTTTGGAGGTCGACCGCGTCGTTTGACTGGTGTTCCTTCTGTTCCTGCTTGAGGAGTTCCTTTCTGACTCTGTTCTGCCTGCAggaaagaataataataaaaaaaggctttaaagagAAGTGCGCTGGCatttggaaagaaacaaaaaacaggtgCTAAGTGTGACCTTCTTCACTTCTTCATTCTCGATTACTGGGTTCTCGTTGTTTTCTTGCACTCGGCTCTCAGGCGACTCGGGAGGGACACTGCTGTTACTACGTCAGATAAAGAAATGAGTGAAATAATCAGCATTTTTCCCAATAACATGATTGCATCAGCGTCTGGTTTACAGACCTGTTCTTGTTGATGGTGGAGGCCAGAGGAGACGAGTTGCTGCTGGTGTTGGTAGTCGTGTCTGCAACGGTTGTGGTTTTTGTCAAGATCCTCCGACCTGGAACCGTCAGGGGTTTGTTCACAGCTCCCAAAACAGGAGCGGGTTTAGGCTGCAAGACCAAGAGAGAAACCACAACAACGTGATCACGGCAACCATTTACCTACTTTCAAAAAACCACTTCCTGGTTAGAATCCAACAATCGGTGTTTGGAGTTTACCTTCCCAGTGAGCAGCATTTGTCTCATCTCTGCAGTCAGGTACTCCTTATCGTTTTTGAAATCctgatggaaaaacaaacacgaAAATATAAGTAAAAACAGATCGATGCAAATGTTGTCTTCACACTTTATGGTTTCAACCTCCCAGAAGAAAACGGTTGATGATGTGATCTAACTAAcccacgtgtgtgtttgtgtgtgttaccTTGTCCTGTATGAGGAAGAACTTTCCTGGAAGGACGGGCTCTTTCTGGCAGTCCAAGTGACACGCTGTGCTCTTATTAGCGATCACAAATAGAGCTACGTCACAGACGATGTACAGTTTCtgttaggaaaacaaaaatgttcaaatcatttcaaatggACCAAAAACAATCTCTTCCAGGCACTGATGAGAACAGAACTTGTAGTACGCGTTTGACCCCGTTTCAGGTTGGAGTGTTGGCCCTCCCTACCTCATTGGCCTTCGCATCGTCTGGACACTGGGCATCCTTGGTCTGTTTGATGTTCTCCGCCATTTTTCTTAGAAAGGCGTGACTGTTGTTCTCATTTTTGGTCATCAGCACTTCTAACATGAACCACAGGCACCTAAAATAATCAGTTTACACACACAGTAAACACGgctgctgttttttaaaataacggTGGATACAtgggaaaaaatggaaagacAAAAACTCACTCTTTGACGTCCTTTAGCTGTTCGTATTCGTGTGGTTTTGTGAAGTCTGGGTCATGGGCCAGAAGATGGATCATAAAAGGAACGACATACTCAGGAAGAAGAGAAATAAGTTTTTCTGTCAAGGGAGAAGCAAAAGGATCCGTTTAGTTTGGGGTAAAAAATcatattcataaaaacaaagaaaaagacgaGAAATGCAAGCTGGGTAATTGCCTCTAGCTATTGGAATTCCATTAATTAATAGATCATAGATagaatctttaaaaaattg
The sequence above is a segment of the Oryzias latipes chromosome 1, ASM223467v1 genome. Coding sequences within it:
- the smim14 gene encoding small integral membrane protein 14, whose protein sequence is MAEGGFDPCECICSHEFAMRRLINLLRQSQSYCTDAECPQELPGPNGLVGGDGDLTLPMVLMGWAVVALVLFLLRPSSLRGRRPTGKPSGPQNNHGREPPAPPVD
- the ube2k gene encoding ubiquitin-conjugating enzyme E2 K codes for the protein MANIAVQRIKREFKEVLKSEETSKNQIKVDLVDENFTELRGEIAGPPDTPYEGGRYQLEIKIPETYPFNPPKVRFITKIWHPNISSVTGAICLDILKDQWAAAMTLRTVLLSLQALLAAAEPDDPQDAVVANQFKQNPEMFKQTARLWSHVYAGAPASSPDYTRKIDKLCAMGFDKNAVIAALSSKSWDVETATELLLSN